In Candidatus Yanofskybacteria bacterium, the following proteins share a genomic window:
- the ychF gene encoding redox-regulated ATPase YchF: MLSIGIVGLPNVGKSTLFKALTKKQVDIHNYPFTTIDPNVGVVGVPDERLELLAKMSHSAKIVPTAIEFIDIAGLVKGAAAGEGLGNKFLANIREVDAIAEVVRVFEDEKITHVHKKIDPTNDIEIINTELMLADLETVNKRLDKTKTNAPETVIETSALRKLKLGLESGILAVNITLEDKEKETARELTLLTNKKFIYVLNASEKQLKNGWQPSFVKTSEGKPDEKLKKVIGDNDYVVLTSTFELLLSESAPEEQKIFLEEVGLKESRLDELIKNAYHTLGLITFLTTGEDETRAWTCQAGTAIPQAARAIHTDFEQLFIRADVINWQNLLAAGSWSNARQTGKIHTVGRDYIIQDGDVVEIKI; this comes from the coding sequence ATGCTATCTATTGGAATAGTCGGCCTTCCAAACGTGGGCAAAAGCACACTCTTTAAGGCGCTGACTAAAAAACAGGTTGACATACATAACTACCCTTTTACCACAATTGATCCAAACGTGGGTGTGGTTGGCGTACCCGATGAACGACTTGAATTATTGGCTAAAATGTCCCATTCAGCAAAAATCGTGCCGACAGCAATTGAGTTCATAGATATCGCCGGACTTGTAAAAGGCGCAGCTGCCGGAGAAGGCTTAGGCAACAAGTTCCTTGCCAATATACGCGAAGTAGACGCCATTGCCGAAGTGGTAAGGGTTTTTGAAGATGAAAAAATAACCCATGTTCACAAAAAAATAGATCCGACTAACGATATAGAAATTATAAATACCGAACTAATGCTTGCCGACTTGGAAACGGTCAATAAGCGTCTGGACAAAACAAAAACAAACGCCCCTGAAACGGTTATTGAAACATCGGCTTTGCGAAAATTAAAATTAGGCCTGGAATCGGGAATATTGGCAGTAAATATCACGCTTGAAGATAAAGAAAAAGAAACAGCCCGCGAGCTAACTCTGCTGACAAACAAAAAATTTATTTATGTGCTTAATGCTTCTGAAAAACAACTGAAGAACGGGTGGCAACCATCCTTCGTTAAAACTTCGGAGGGCAAGCCCGACGAAAAACTCAAAAAAGTAATAGGCGATAACGATTACGTGGTATTGACCAGCACTTTTGAGTTATTGCTTTCAGAATCCGCACCTGAAGAACAAAAAATATTTTTAGAAGAAGTTGGGCTAAAAGAAAGCCGCCTGGATGAGTTGATTAAAAATGCCTACCACACTCTTGGATTAATTACTTTTTTAACAACCGGCGAAGATGAGACACGTGCCTGGACTTGCCAAGCCGGCACCGCGATACCACAGGCGGCACGGGCAATCCATACCGACTTTGAGCAATTATTTATCCGAGCCGATGTAATAAACTGGCAAAATTTGCTTGCCGCAGGTTCATGGAGTAACGCACGCCAAACCGGTAAAATTCATACTGTCGGCAGGGATTACATTATTCAAGATGGCGATGTCGTAGAGATAAAAATCTGA
- a CDS encoding YdcF family protein, protein MTGKKHVVVICGYGCHLDTPLRSYLDRIVRFIQKNKPYAIVFCGGYTQKKTSPNVSEADLMHDYVKSKIGLEVVMLETNSYTTFKNIQKASEHMDFHGFPDTIRITIFCEATRAANVIMLARYFLMSFVDSIDDITVETANWERADTFKQARNLIYNKLALKFPFLGLAEREHRYRIHRSNSI, encoded by the coding sequence ATGACCGGAAAGAAGCATGTTGTTGTCATTTGTGGTTATGGTTGTCATTTAGATACTCCATTAAGATCATATCTTGATCGTATTGTAAGATTTATTCAAAAAAATAAACCTTATGCCATAGTTTTCTGTGGTGGTTATACTCAAAAGAAAACTTCTCCTAATGTTTCTGAAGCTGATTTAATGCACGATTATGTTAAAAGTAAAATCGGTTTAGAAGTAGTAATGCTCGAAACAAATTCCTACACTACTTTTAAAAATATTCAAAAAGCATCAGAGCATATGGATTTTCATGGCTTCCCAGACACTATTAGGATTACGATTTTTTGTGAGGCAACTCGAGCAGCGAATGTCATAATGCTGGCTCGATATTTCTTGATGAGTTTTGTAGATAGCATTGATGATATAACTGTAGAAACGGCCAACTGGGAACGTGCTGATACATTTAAACAAGCACGTAATTTAATTTATAATAAACTAGCTCTCAAATTTCCATTTCTTGGTCTGGCAGAGCGCGAACATCGTTACCGCATCCATCGTTCCAATAGTATCTAG
- a CDS encoding class II fructose-bisphosphate aldolase — translation MKTLKQYFQEAMADQWALGHFNFSTADQLKAFVEAATEMKSPIMVGTSEGEADFIGREQAVALVESYQKEGHAVFLNSDHHKSWETAKAAIDSGYDTVLIDASKLKLEENIELTKKVKEYAKSINSEIAVEGELGYLRGSSEVQTAIEISPFDYTQPEQAQDFVTLTGVDRLAVVFGNIHGIVTEQEEHLDIEHLKKITQVVPEVPLVLHGASGLPVEEIKMAIQNGIANVHINTELRVAYRDTLHEELEKEPTQTTPYKYLKPSYEEMKRMIKKYLELFGSVGKI, via the coding sequence ATGAAGACTCTAAAACAATATTTTCAAGAAGCAATGGCAGACCAGTGGGCGCTGGGGCATTTTAATTTTTCCACGGCGGATCAGCTTAAGGCGTTTGTTGAGGCAGCGACGGAAATGAAATCACCGATTATGGTCGGAACTTCAGAGGGCGAAGCTGATTTTATTGGACGAGAACAGGCTGTGGCTTTAGTGGAATCGTATCAGAAAGAAGGCCACGCGGTTTTTTTGAACTCTGACCATCATAAAAGCTGGGAAACTGCCAAAGCCGCCATTGACAGTGGTTACGATACGGTATTAATAGATGCATCCAAGCTGAAACTTGAAGAAAACATAGAGCTTACTAAAAAAGTTAAAGAATACGCCAAATCAATCAATTCCGAAATTGCGGTGGAGGGCGAGCTTGGCTATCTGCGGGGAAGCTCTGAAGTACAAACCGCGATTGAAATAAGTCCTTTCGATTATACACAACCCGAACAAGCGCAGGATTTTGTTACACTTACTGGAGTTGATCGTCTAGCCGTAGTTTTTGGCAATATTCACGGCATTGTTACAGAGCAGGAAGAGCATTTGGACATAGAACATCTTAAAAAAATTACTCAAGTCGTTCCAGAAGTACCGCTGGTATTGCATGGCGCCTCTGGTTTACCTGTTGAAGAAATAAAAATGGCGATACAAAATGGCATCGCCAATGTTCATATTAACACTGAACTTCGCGTAGCTTATCGTGACACCCTGCATGAAGAACTTGAAAAAGAACCCACCCAAACCACGCCCTATAAATACCTCAAGCCATCTTATGAAGAGATGAAGAGAATGATTAAAAAATATCTGGAACTCTTCGGGTCCGTGGGAAAAATCTAA
- a CDS encoding carbohydrate kinase family protein, whose amino-acid sequence MFNSKYNVVVVGSATRDVFLKMENVEVRKHADSPTGVEQCFSLGSKLEVKEIIFTTGGGGTNAAVTFGRQGLKTACVGVVGNDMAGEEILTELKKEKVGPIFQKHADGFTAYSTILVHPDAERTILSYKGEGQHFNVKEIPFSRLRADWFYIDSLGGHYDLFGALVNHAVKNKIKIACNPGGKELEHGFEKLEPFLKHIDIFAVNKEEGAQLVGTNPDDITETFNRLAKTCCGMIILTDGHNGSKVFKSSVTYSAGVPDSPVVERTGAGDAFNSGFVAEYMRSGDIKKAMQFATANSSSVVTKVGSKEGILKKDDWGPWPLVEIKIS is encoded by the coding sequence ATGTTTAATTCTAAATATAATGTTGTAGTGGTAGGTTCGGCCACACGCGATGTTTTCCTGAAAATGGAAAATGTTGAGGTGAGGAAACATGCCGATTCTCCAACTGGCGTTGAACAATGTTTTTCGCTTGGTTCCAAACTCGAAGTAAAAGAAATTATTTTTACTACTGGCGGTGGCGGGACTAATGCCGCGGTTACCTTTGGAAGACAGGGATTAAAAACTGCCTGTGTTGGCGTTGTAGGCAACGACATGGCAGGAGAGGAAATTTTGACTGAATTAAAAAAAGAAAAAGTTGGGCCAATTTTTCAAAAACATGCCGATGGTTTTACCGCTTATTCAACAATACTTGTCCACCCTGACGCAGAACGCACCATACTAAGTTACAAAGGCGAGGGCCAGCATTTTAATGTTAAGGAAATACCCTTTAGTAGGCTCAGGGCAGACTGGTTTTATATTGATTCTTTGGGCGGGCATTATGACCTCTTTGGTGCTTTAGTTAATCATGCTGTCAAAAATAAAATTAAAATTGCTTGTAATCCTGGCGGTAAAGAACTAGAACATGGTTTTGAAAAATTAGAACCGTTTTTGAAACATATTGATATTTTTGCAGTCAATAAAGAAGAAGGCGCACAACTGGTTGGCACAAATCCCGATGATATAACGGAAACATTTAATAGGTTGGCCAAGACCTGTTGCGGCATGATTATACTGACTGATGGACATAACGGTTCCAAAGTATTTAAAAGTAGTGTTACATATAGTGCGGGAGTGCCTGATTCGCCGGTTGTTGAACGCACGGGGGCGGGGGATGCTTTTAATTCTGGGTTTGTGGCAGAATATATGCGAAGCGGGGACATCAAAAAGGCGATGCAGTTTGCTACGGCCAATTCGTCATCGGTTGTTACGAAAGTGGGGAGCAAAGAGGGGATTCTTAAAAAAGATGATTGGGGCCCATGGCCGTTGGTTGAAATAAAAATATCATAA
- a CDS encoding ribulose-phosphate 3-epimerase produces the protein MIEIIPAILVKNREELLEKIAAMEAHAERVHLDIADGIFVPNMTILGFEEMESLDTNLKFEVHLMVSKPENHIVRWLETPADKFIFHIEATNKSQEVIDAVKEADKTIGIALNPQTPIAKIEPFIDQIDFVHFMTVEPGFYGGKFVDTVIDKIKDFHFYYPDKTVEVDGGITPETAPKLIEAGVNMFVVGSYIWEGKDQAEAIKKLKEITK, from the coding sequence ATGATTGAAATCATACCGGCAATTCTTGTAAAAAACAGGGAGGAACTGCTGGAAAAAATTGCAGCGATGGAGGCACATGCCGAAAGGGTTCATCTTGATATTGCCGATGGCATTTTTGTTCCAAACATGACCATACTAGGTTTTGAAGAAATGGAGTCGCTTGATACTAATTTAAAATTTGAGGTGCATCTTATGGTCTCTAAACCGGAAAACCACATAGTGCGTTGGCTTGAAACTCCGGCTGACAAGTTCATTTTTCATATTGAAGCGACAAACAAGTCTCAAGAAGTCATTGATGCCGTAAAGGAAGCAGACAAAACTATTGGCATTGCCCTAAATCCGCAAACCCCAATTGCTAAAATCGAACCTTTTATTGATCAAATTGATTTTGTACATTTTATGACTGTTGAGCCGGGATTCTATGGCGGCAAGTTCGTAGATACTGTGATAGACAAAATTAAAGATTTTCACTTTTATTATCCCGACAAGACAGTTGAAGTAGACGGGGGAATAACGCCTGAAACAGCACCCAAATTGATTGAAGCGGGTGTGAATATGTTTGTGGTGGGAAGTTATATTTGGGAAGGCAAAGATCAAGCCGAAGCTATAAAAAAACTAAAAGAAATAACAAAATAA
- a CDS encoding D-glycerate dehydrogenase yields the protein MAKIFVTRPIPEVGLKTLRDKGYDIVVNEAARERAATKEEMVAAFRQAQSEGKPFDALLSILTDQVTAEVMDVGLPTLKIIANYAVGFDNIDLEAAKQRGIMVTNTPGVLTDTVAEHTFALMLAIAHRIAEADRFSRDGKYSAWGPELLLGTDVSGKTLGVLGLGRIGSRVAHHAVKGFDMKVLYYDPNQNSDFEKEYGAVYVASVDDLLPQCDFVSIHVPLLDSTHHLINEERLKKIKQSAYLINTSRGPIIDEKALALSLSKGLIRGAAIDVFEHEPEITSELKELDNVILTPHIASATKETRDKMSKLAADNIIEALEGRTPPNLVK from the coding sequence ATGGCAAAAATTTTTGTAACAAGACCAATTCCGGAAGTCGGCCTTAAAACACTACGTGACAAGGGTTACGATATCGTCGTTAATGAAGCGGCAAGAGAAAGAGCGGCGACCAAAGAAGAGATGGTTGCCGCCTTTCGGCAAGCTCAGAGCGAAGGGAAACCCTTTGATGCCTTACTTTCAATTTTAACCGACCAGGTTACTGCCGAAGTAATGGATGTCGGCTTGCCCACGCTAAAAATAATCGCCAACTATGCGGTCGGTTTTGATAATATTGATCTTGAAGCCGCAAAACAGCGAGGGATTATGGTAACAAACACACCCGGTGTATTGACTGATACTGTCGCCGAACACACTTTTGCATTAATGCTTGCAATTGCCCACCGTATTGCCGAAGCTGATAGGTTTTCGCGTGACGGTAAATATAGTGCTTGGGGGCCGGAATTGTTACTTGGCACAGATGTTTCCGGTAAAACTCTTGGAGTGCTTGGTTTGGGCCGCATCGGTTCTCGCGTTGCCCACCATGCTGTTAAGGGATTTGACATGAAAGTTTTATACTATGACCCTAACCAGAATTCCGATTTTGAAAAAGAATACGGTGCGGTTTATGTTGCTAGCGTTGATGACCTCTTGCCTCAATGCGATTTTGTATCAATTCACGTACCTCTTTTAGATTCAACACATCACCTCATAAACGAAGAGCGGTTAAAAAAAATTAAACAATCTGCTTATTTGATCAATACTTCACGCGGGCCAATAATTGATGAAAAAGCGCTTGCCCTAAGCTTGTCGAAAGGTTTGATTCGCGGGGCCGCAATTGACGTTTTTGAACATGAGCCTGAAATTACGTCTGAACTTAAAGAACTTGATAATGTAATATTAACGCCGCACATTGCCTCAGCAACCAAAGAAACTCGCGATAAGATGTCAAAACTTGCAGCAGACAATATAATAGAGGCGTTGGAAGGCAGGACGCCGCCTAATTTAGTTAAATGA
- a CDS encoding RpiB/LacA/LacB family sugar-phosphate isomerase has protein sequence MVYLGADHRGYELKEKIKSCLSDWGYEFEDAGSFKYDKDDDYPDFSKSVGEKVTLRLAQGQDAKGILICGSGIGVAIAANKIKGVRAGTASSAEQVKASVKDEDLNVLAVSADYINEELTKEIVKTFLETKFSGEERHIRRVNKIKDLEK, from the coding sequence TTGGTATATCTCGGTGCCGATCATCGTGGATATGAGTTAAAAGAAAAGATTAAGTCTTGCCTTTCGGATTGGGGATATGAGTTTGAAGATGCAGGATCTTTTAAATATGACAAAGATGACGATTATCCGGATTTTTCAAAATCAGTCGGAGAAAAGGTAACCCTTCGACTAGCTCAGGGTCAAGACGCTAAAGGCATCTTGATTTGCGGGTCCGGAATTGGGGTCGCGATTGCGGCTAATAAAATCAAAGGCGTGCGTGCCGGTACGGCTTCAAGCGCCGAGCAAGTAAAAGCTTCGGTAAAGGATGAGGACCTCAATGTGTTAGCGGTATCGGCAGATTATATCAATGAAGAATTGACCAAAGAAATAGTGAAAACATTTTTAGAAACTAAATTTTCTGGCGAGGAGAGACATATCAGAAGGGTAAATAAAATAAAAGACTTAGAAAAATAA
- a CDS encoding FAD-dependent oxidoreductase: MFDLIIIGGSAAATTAGIYAARRNLNFKIITKDFGGEVATSGEIANWPGIIKTDGIALAQQFRAHLDSYKVEIEEGVEVERITKMPDGTFCITTKTGAGLKMAAEKLTDSQEAPKVKYDYTTRAVLVTTGVHPRELNVPGEKEFRNKGVSYCTTCDGPLFKGKIVATIGGGNSALESALMLADIASKVYVINKNPEFKGDQVLIDNLKTKQNVEIIYDANTSEILGQEFVTGLKYTDKNGAAQEIKSEGIFIHIGMIPNSGLVPPEVEKNKFYEIVVNKNCETNIPGLYAAGDVTDVPFKQIVIAAGQGCVALLSAVQYLNRQT, encoded by the coding sequence ATGTTTGATCTGATTATAATCGGTGGGTCTGCCGCCGCTACAACTGCCGGAATCTACGCTGCGAGACGGAATTTGAATTTTAAGATAATCACCAAGGATTTTGGCGGTGAAGTGGCTACATCAGGCGAAATAGCTAATTGGCCGGGGATTATTAAAACAGACGGTATAGCCCTTGCTCAACAGTTCCGCGCGCATCTTGACTCGTATAAGGTTGAGATTGAAGAGGGCGTGGAGGTGGAGAGAATAACCAAAATGCCCGATGGGACATTTTGCATAACCACAAAAACTGGGGCAGGACTCAAAATGGCGGCAGAAAAATTAACCGATAGTCAAGAAGCCCCGAAGGTCAAGTACGACTATACTACAAGGGCCGTCCTTGTAACGACGGGCGTTCATCCACGCGAATTAAATGTGCCTGGCGAAAAAGAATTCCGCAACAAGGGTGTGAGTTACTGCACAACTTGTGATGGGCCGTTATTTAAGGGTAAAATAGTAGCTACAATCGGTGGCGGTAATTCCGCGCTTGAATCAGCTTTGATGCTGGCTGATATTGCCAGCAAGGTTTATGTGATTAACAAGAACCCGGAATTTAAGGGTGATCAAGTCCTAATTGACAATTTGAAAACTAAGCAAAATGTTGAGATAATTTATGATGCCAATACTTCAGAAATTTTGGGCCAAGAATTTGTGACAGGGCTAAAATATACTGACAAAAATGGTGCCGCGCAGGAAATAAAATCTGAAGGTATTTTTATACATATCGGCATGATACCTAATTCCGGTTTAGTCCCGCCGGAAGTAGAAAAAAACAAATTCTACGAGATAGTTGTTAATAAAAACTGCGAAACAAATATCCCCGGTCTTTACGCCGCCGGAGATGTTACTGATGTTCCGTTCAAACAGATAGTTATTGCCGCCGGGCAAGGTTGCGTAGCGCTACTAAGCGCGGTGCAGTATTTAAACAGACAAACATAA
- a CDS encoding phospholipid carrier-dependent glycosyltransferase: MAEYKKVYLIILIITSLATHFLFFGQPRETVFDEVHFGKFISGYFTHEYFFDIHPPLGKLLISGVGYVSGFEPGFSFAQIGQQFPDNTYLWLRLLPTIAGMLLPIVVYFLILQLGMSRLAAFVGGMLVVLENATLVQSRFILLDSLLLLFGFSALLFYFFYHPPAQHRMSYKWGYLLLSGILSSLAISVKWTGASFLAIIGMLYLIDWLNSEKKLIHLIRGVAFLFFVPVVIYFSIFALHFSLLTKSGPGDAFMTPTFRKTLTGSTDSKNPDLKPLNIFEKFKELNFQMYRSNAGLAAGHPYSSKWYTWPFMIRPIYYWNQSPNDKVQMTNGGQQSKIYFLGNPVIWWTSTIAMFFLIISLIAQIFRRALSKIIKMRIPVLLAGAYFLNILPFVGIRRAMFLYHYLIGLIFAIIALVYLLDRLPNKKRAFIALLIVSIAAFVFFMPLTYGLPLTEKLYNLRVWLQTWL, translated from the coding sequence ATGGCTGAATACAAGAAAGTTTATCTTATAATTTTAATAATTACAAGCCTGGCCACTCATTTTTTGTTTTTCGGCCAGCCGCGGGAAACGGTGTTTGACGAGGTGCATTTCGGCAAATTTATCTCGGGATATTTCACCCATGAATATTTTTTTGACATTCACCCTCCGCTAGGCAAGCTTCTGATTTCCGGGGTGGGCTATGTGTCTGGTTTTGAGCCGGGTTTCAGTTTCGCCCAAATCGGCCAGCAATTCCCCGATAACACTTATCTCTGGCTACGTCTCTTGCCTACTATTGCCGGCATGCTCCTGCCAATTGTAGTCTATTTTCTGATTCTGCAACTAGGAATGTCGCGACTGGCGGCATTTGTAGGCGGAATGCTTGTTGTTCTAGAAAACGCCACGTTAGTCCAGTCGAGGTTCATCTTGCTTGATTCTTTACTGCTTTTATTCGGTTTCTCGGCTCTGTTATTTTACTTTTTCTACCACCCACCCGCACAACATCGCATGTCGTACAAGTGGGGGTATTTGCTTTTAAGCGGCATTTTGAGCTCATTGGCGATTTCGGTTAAATGGACCGGCGCCTCTTTCTTGGCAATAATCGGCATGCTCTATCTAATTGATTGGCTTAATTCAGAAAAAAAACTAATACATTTAATAAGGGGGGTGGCATTTTTGTTTTTTGTGCCAGTCGTTATTTATTTTTCAATTTTTGCTTTACATTTTTCACTTCTAACCAAATCCGGCCCCGGCGACGCCTTCATGACTCCAACATTCCGCAAAACTCTTACCGGAAGCACAGACAGTAAAAACCCGGATCTTAAGCCACTCAATATTTTTGAAAAATTCAAAGAACTTAATTTTCAAATGTATAGGTCCAATGCCGGTCTGGCTGCAGGCCACCCCTATTCCAGCAAGTGGTACACCTGGCCGTTTATGATTAGGCCCATATACTACTGGAACCAAAGTCCAAATGACAAAGTCCAAATGACAAACGGCGGCCAACAATCTAAAATATATTTTCTGGGTAATCCTGTCATCTGGTGGACATCTACAATAGCCATGTTTTTCTTAATCATCAGCCTAATCGCGCAAATATTTAGACGAGCACTATCAAAAATCATCAAAATGCGGATTCCGGTTTTGCTTGCTGGCGCATATTTTTTAAACATATTGCCCTTTGTCGGTATAAGGCGGGCAATGTTTTTGTATCACTACTTAATCGGTTTAATTTTTGCCATAATCGCTTTAGTTTATCTATTAGATCGGTTGCCAAATAAAAAAAGAGCTTTTATCGCTCTTTTGATCGTTAGTATCGCGGCTTTTGTTTTTTTTATGCCGCTAACTTATGGCCTACCGCTCACTGAAAAATTATACAATCTACGGGTTTGGTTACAAACTTGGCTATAA
- a CDS encoding superoxide dismutase, translating into MSYELKPLPFDKDLEGISQKTNEIHHGKLYKGYVDKANEVGEELVKLRGEIIGGTAPGGNTSYSKLRALKLGESFAVNGIYLHEWFFGALGGDGDHKKAPELSAAISDKWGSVENFQKYFNECAMAARGWAVLVWDLHEKNLKQYNGDTHDHAVWGCIPIIALDVYEHAYFIDHGSDRKAYIAAFWKNLNWEITEEAYKKARAVSF; encoded by the coding sequence ATGTCATATGAATTAAAACCTCTGCCATTTGATAAGGATTTAGAAGGCATTTCCCAAAAAACCAACGAAATCCACCACGGCAAACTTTATAAGGGTTACGTCGACAAAGCCAATGAGGTTGGTGAGGAACTAGTTAAGCTAAGAGGCGAGATTATAGGGGGTACGGCTCCTGGTGGGAATACGTCTTACAGCAAATTAAGAGCGCTGAAGCTTGGTGAGAGTTTTGCCGTCAATGGTATTTATCTGCATGAGTGGTTTTTTGGCGCGCTTGGCGGTGATGGGGACCACAAAAAAGCGCCGGAATTATCGGCGGCAATATCGGATAAGTGGGGCTCGGTTGAAAATTTTCAGAAATACTTCAACGAATGTGCCATGGCTGCGCGCGGCTGGGCAGTGCTAGTTTGGGATTTACATGAGAAAAACCTCAAACAATACAACGGTGACACGCACGACCATGCCGTCTGGGGTTGTATTCCTATCATTGCTTTAGACGTATACGAGCACGCTTATTTCATAGATCATGGTTCAGACCGCAAGGCTTATATTGCCGCATTTTGGAAAAACTTGAATTGGGAAATTACCGAAGAGGCTTATAAAAAAGCCAGGGCTGTGAGTTTTTGA
- a CDS encoding thioredoxin family protein: protein MNTVEIYTTPWCAYCKMAKEFFKKNNVEYTEHDVANDMAKRQEMLDKTHQMGVPVIIINGQIIIGFDREKISESLKLK, encoded by the coding sequence ATGAACACGGTAGAAATTTATACAACCCCATGGTGCGCGTATTGTAAAATGGCCAAGGAATTTTTCAAGAAAAATAATGTAGAGTATACTGAACACGATGTGGCTAACGATATGGCCAAACGCCAGGAGATGTTAGACAAGACCCACCAGATGGGCGTACCCGTCATAATTATAAACGGACAAATTATAATCGGTTTTGACCGTGAAAAAATTAGTGAATCACTCAAGTTAAAATAA